The Lolium rigidum isolate FL_2022 chromosome 1, APGP_CSIRO_Lrig_0.1, whole genome shotgun sequence region CCGATCATTGGCCATGGGGGCCAAAGAAAGGTGTGTTAGCACGTGCGACAAGCCAATTTGTTACTGGCGACATGCCCGGCATCGTACACCGGCTGCGGGCTGCGGCCATGGGCAGAAAGTTGTGTCCCGTTTCTCTTCGGTGAGAGCGTGAGGTCATCGCCCTTCGTCGTTAGCTCGTCGCGGTCAGTGCGGCGCccaggcgatctccaccaccgcgCAGGCACGCTATGCAGTTTTGTCGTAACGGCAAACCGCTCTCGCCCAGCGCCTATAAGATGAGCCCGGCGTCTTGCAGCTACGACGTACCGAACTCGATCACTCGCCACCGGCCGGCACAGAGAGAGCTACCTACAGGTTCTAGCATCCCACACGATCGACGAAGGAAGCTAGCTAGTCCGACACCTCCTACCTCTCATGGCGTCCATCTCGAGCTCGTCGAGGATGCCGGCGGCGCTCGTTCTCCTCGTCCTCCTGTTCGCTGTCTCGCGCACTGAGGCTGCCGATCGCCTCCCGGCGCAGGTGGTGACCGGCGGCCGGAGAATGCTGGTCACGGTGAGCATTGCTGAGCCGACGAGGACTGATCACTTGTCAGCTGCCAGGGCGGCGATGCCGTACTCTGAGTCGAAGAGGACCAGCCCCGGCGGCCCAGATCCTCAGCACCATTAAGCTAGTAGCCTCCGTCGGCCCAACGTGCAATCTCTCGTCTACTCCGAGAGCCGTTTCTAAAAGTCCCTCCGCTTCTAGAGACTTGGTTACTCAAACATGAGTTCTGTAGTAGCTCCATGTACGCGACAAAAAACAAGTGTAATATTTCTACTTTTTAGGCCCATCCAAAGAATAGAATAACCGACATTTGGTTACTCAAACATGAGTTCTGTAGTAGCTCCATGTACGCGACAAAAAGCAAATGTAATATTTCAACTTTTTAGGCTCATCGAAAGAATATAATAACATATATTTTGATTTAAAGACGCTATGTATGCATTGGATAAAGATGTACCCTTCAAATTTAGTGGATATGATGCTGTGCTACTACTCTCCACCCCACAGATGATTCGAAACTCTTGTGGACCCGTGATCTCACTAAACCTTGTACGCTAAAAATAGAGAAGCTAAACCTCTGGTTGATATATGGGTGGATAAAGAATCTCCCTCAGTCTCACTATCATAGTGGGATGAAGGTGCAAACTCAAATCACTCGGGAGCCTCGGCTAGACCTATGGTCGAACAGCTGAAGGGCACCCACAGATCAAACGACAAGTTCAGAGGAAGAACACACAGACACAGAGGAGTAGGGGTTACGTCAGCTAGCCCTAGGTATGGGCAGCCCGAACCAACCCAGCCCAGAAATCTCTGGCCGGTCATGGGCCTGCATTTGAGCCCAAACATCGGGCTAGGCCGGGCCGAGTGCGGGCTCAAAAATTGTGTGATTTAGCCAATAGTCTGCTCAGGCAAGGCTCGGGCTTAGCATCAGGATTTTTTGGGCCCGGCTGGCCTGAACCGAGTTTTTCCTAGGTGTAACGTCAGCACTACACCACGTGACTTTTTTGTGTTTTCTAGGGTTAATCATCGAGCCACCCATGAGGAGAAGGTATACAATCGTTTCTAGGACGTATGTTAGGTCATGGGCGCTCCCCATCCTCTATCGTCTATTGACCATTTTGGTGGTAGAAATCAAGGAGGGAATTATACTAGGGCATGGCCTATATATACATGTGACCTATGCGAAGTTTCTCACAACAGAATTAAACGGATGTAAACGGCTAAGAAAATGATTAATTCTAACAATTTGAGCCTTAATCACGATCTAGTTTCTTCACTTCACCAAGTCCGAGACTCTCCCCGAGTTTTTCAAATTTTATCCTCATGAGTGGCTGTTGGGTATACTCATCATGTGGGTTGTATGGCCTTATGAAGCCTTTCAGGCAGCCCAACAAGAGCACATTACCTATTAAAGTTATGCCCGATTATTATTTTAGACATTGCACATGTGGGAAGGGAGATGATAAGCCTTCGATATAGCCACCACTAGGTGGCGTGACGAAAATCCTAGGTTAGCCTCCATTGAAGAATGGAGATGAAAACCAACAGAGAAGAGAATAATAAATGTTGAGGGAAGAAGCTAAATCAGGGTTGTGAAGATCAAATATTTACAACATTGTCTCCTTCGGATTGTGGTTCCGTCATGTTTGGTGAGATTGATCCAATCCTTAGCTCTTGTGTCTCAAATTTTGTTATTGGCATCTAAGATCCGCGTGTATCTTGATTTATGCACTCtctagagaagaaaagtggtgtccCCATTTGATACTAGTGGAAGAAGATTTGGGTGGCTTCGGTCCGTTGTtttttctctcaagttgagagaTTTTCCACGTAAAAAGATTGATGTATCTGTGTGTTGATTGCTTATTGACGCCCCTATGTGTTGAGAGTAGATAGGATTTATCCTAGCTACATGCAGAAATCAGATACATGTGTGTTGGAAGCACCCGAAACCTGTCCTCTATTGGAACATAATGTGTTTCTCCTTATATGTTTGATGTATATGTTTCTTTTCATGATTGAGCAACGATTTGTGGAGTTCGTGCTTTAGTGGTATGAAATTTACATCTTATTTCGCTGTGTATTTTTAGATCATGTTTGAGTGTGATAATTTTCAATAGTGGCTTAGTCAACAGATCCCCGGTCTTCACATACTCTACAACGATGTTCCCTTCTTCCACACAATCACTCAAATGACAACATGTGTGTACATgcttgctatgatcatgatacaCATGATTTTTTTGCATGATGAAATGACAGATTGGTTGTTAATATTCATCTTTACACATTGCACATCCTTACCCTGCAACTCTTCCTACCAATCTTCTCAAGCAGACAATCTTTACAAGCTTCAGTGCTCGCAAAGATATACTCAACTTCATATGATGACAATGCAACAACTCTATAATTTTGTGATGTCAAGGTGATTAGATATCTACCAAAGAAAAATACCATGCCATTAGTGCTCTTCCTATCATTTCCATCACCTACTAACTCAGCGTCGTTGTAACCAACAAGTCCTACAATTTTTCCTTCTCTCACATACTTGCAGTCAAGTGAGACGGTGCCTCTCATGCATCTTGATTTGTGCTTCAAAGCTTTCATATGAGAAATTGTGTGTGATTCCATGAACCCATTCACATtaattttctaaagagaatgaaaaATCAGTTATAATATTGATTAGATACCTCAAGCTCCCAACTCGTACAATTTTCAGCTTTGGTTTAGTTACTTGACGTGTATTGTGGTTGCTCATTCCAGCTTTTTCAAGTATGTTCAATGCATAGTCAGCCTCACAACGAATTATGTCATCTTCACTCCGAGTTACCCCAATTCCaagatacactacaagaaaagttgccatggccgacgaagttgaagtcgcgccgtggttgctggtgtaccatggccgacgattttggtccctccgtggtgcatgtcaaaactttttttttctcgtttttgaggccacctagcccgacgaaagcggccaaaacgtcgcgtatggtggcccgggacgtggtgcatcgcgaattctcgggttcgccggccgagtcaacgcaaatccgcaccgccgagggatgtagggcccggatggcagcctctccggcattgttttttttctcgatcgcgccatctcgttcaacgttctccgatcgagccgtttacgatgcgggatcatgggtcccgcatgtcatcctctatgaaccaaaaNNNNNNNNNNNNNNNNNNNNNNNNNNNNNNNNNNNNNNNNNNNNNNNNNNNNNNNNNNNNNNNNNNNNNNNNNNNNNNNNNNNNNNNNNNNNNNNNNNNNGCAACCTAAGATCACACATCCTGAACTTccctttttgtttgtttgttttgtttcacCCTTAAAATTTGCTATTTCTTCAAGCTTTTGATATATGATGATCAGATCATCAACATATATATGCTCCTACTCGCAGTCTTCTCTCACATGTACTTCTGCGGTACACACCATGCTCTAGTGGACATCTTGTAAGACTAGCcataatgggagtatcataagtagtatcatgcatgtcatgttgacaaaaatctgatgtggctcaccaattaatgaggtgggagatgagagtggtatcataatatgttaccgtatcatagcacgtaaaactagaaaacttaatggcaaacacatcatatacataaatttgcattgagattctacaaaattgtaaatatgatgatactatgatactatcttatgatactatacattgtggggtagtatcataaactagtatcatgtgcatgatacttcccattgtgactagtccagCATGCATGCATGAGTGCAGTTCGCTTTATGGCAACTTTATGGCAGCATTCACTAGGAGTTCAACGGACCAATTAagatagttttatttttttaaataaaatcttGCTATCTTGTGtggggtagtatcataaactagtatcatgtgcatgatacttcccattgtgactagtccagCATGCATGCATGAGTGCAGTTCGCTTTATGGCAACTTTATGGCAGCATTCACTAGGAGTTCAACGGACCAATTAagatagttttatttttttaaataaaatcttGCTATCTTGTGTGCTGGGTGACAAAGTTTGCAGTCTACATGTGTATTTTTGACAAGTTAAACTCTTTAAAAAATGGTACATGACAGAAGCTATATGACTGGATCGACCTCAAATTCAATTTTGCAAGGCCGATAGCGCTAACTATGGTGCACGTGGATACAACCTTTTTGTCAAATTTAACTATGTGCGTTGCCTACCTAGAGTGGATCGAGTGGGACAAAATTGATCATGTGGTGATAAGCAAACCAGTAATGCTACATCTAAGGAAGATTGCTACGGATTTTTGTTACAGACACACATCGTGGGATTACATGATTGGAAGGAAATACAGCAGTTGTTGTGAGAAAATCTCTCACGGCAGCTATGTGATCGACACGTCCGTCCATAAAACAATTCCATAACCATCTTTCTCTAAGTGCAGACTATTGCAAACAACCAAacaagttactacatgtagtttcGACATTGCGGCGCTTTGCTGATTGGCATTAAGTGGTCTGGTTCAGGATACCATTCTCACAGATTTGATTGCTCTTGTCATGCAACGGTTTTCCAACTCTGACGTACAATGAACCAAGATAATGTGGGTTGGTCCAACAGACAAAATTAGTCAGCTCCGCACCaaaacatgcatgcatgctgAAATGAGGGGCTAAATTAAGATGGTAATGTTGAGTTTTGAATGTGCAACATGCCATAAGATAAACTTACCGACACCGCCGGACCATTAGCAGAAGAGAAGGCTGCCCTGTTTTTTATTCGTTCGTCGCGGTCAGTGCGACACAGGCGAGAGATCCACCATGGGTCCATGGCAATGCTTAATGAATTTTGTGGTAACGGCTAAACCGCTCGCTCGCTTCGCACTTGGCGCGCCCCTATAAATCAGCCCGGCCTCGTGTAGCTACGTACACCGAACTCGATCGAACAAGACGAAGCTTTGTAGCTAGTTCGATATCCCATACCTCCCATGGCGTCCAGCTCGAGCTCGTTGAGGATACCGGTAATGTGCACCGTGCTCCTGTTGCTGCTGTCCGCCGTCCGGTGCTGCGAGGCCGACGCCGACCTCGTGCAGGTGAAGACCGTCGGCGTCGGTCGAAGAATGCTGATCGACGGGGGCAATGGCGCCGTCGTCTTCTCGCGGCCGGTAGACTCTGATCACTTGTCAGCTGGGAGAGCGGCGATGCCGTACTCTGAGTCGAAGAGGACCAGCCCCGGCGGCCCGGACCCTCAGCACCATTAAGCTAGTAACCTAGATGACTCGATCGCCCCGACGTGCAAAGCTCTTGGATGTAACTCGTCGTTTTAGGGACAACATACCATGCGGCCGGTTAGCTGAAATATCTAAAAGTCTCTCTCGATCGGCTTCTAGATGATTACTACTCAAACATGAGTTCTGTAGTTCATGGAGGAAGCAAGAAATAAAGTCAATATATCACACTTTTCAGACATTGTTCCTTGGTTTTTATTTACTACCTTTGTCCACAAAAGTATGTTGAAAGTTTGTCTAAatctagatatatctagacactctctttagtgtatagatacattcaaatttagacaatctCTGACATCATTTTATAGACGGAGGGGGACTAAGATGTACTCCCTCCATGCAGATTTATTAGGCTACTACGTACTTTGAGAAATGTTTTGACCATTAATTTAACCAATAAAATCTGAGATTTATTTTGCAAAAGTTATCATATTGAAAAGAATTTTTTCCGtgttataatttttgtggcatatattatATATTTTGTTAATCAACTTAATGGATAAAGTTTTTGATCTTAAAGTTTTTCTAAAAACTGTATATAGGGAGTAGTCTTCCTTCACAATTAGGGTGTGTTTGGCGACTAGTGAGGTCAGATATTCATATTCCTATCTCACTCCACTTAAAAATGTTATCAAGTGTCGTGGCTTATGTTTAAATTTAATTCAAaactatgatttttttttgagataaactATGATATTTATTATGTATCGGAGGGAGTAGGTAAGTTCCATTGAATATGATGTTGGGCTACGCCCTTTTCCTCCAGGTAAGCACTTGTATTTTTTGGCTATACAAAGAAGAAAAAATTATGGGAAATTTACAACCAAAAGTTCATCTAAAATATAAATTTTTTCACCAAAACTTTGCAGACATATACAGggcatgtgtatgtattcatggatTATTTTTCGTGATTTTTCAAACTCAAAAGTACAATCTTCGAATTTTTTAAAATCTGAGCACACTTGTGCTCGGGTGCTGCAAGTCCTTTCTCATTGAGTTATCTTGTTTGAGTGAGAAGGGAGTATGTAAGGGGCAAGGACTGGTGTACCCGTAAGAATAAAAtcttggagggggggggggggcgaggtTTCTGGTAACAATAGTTACGGAGCTAAGCGGTTAAATACCGGATGAGATTTTCAAACAAAAATTGAATTTCAAATTAAAAAGTGTCTAAACATTCTGAATATAATGTTCTGATAACCAAAACAAATAGGCTGGGACATGGGAGTATAGCGGAGGGGAAACACATACAGTTTCTTATATGATGATTGGTCATGTTATACTTTTAATAATAGATTTTTGCGTTATAcaatttatattatgtttgttcaATTAATGATCCAGGAATGCACACATAACCTATATACTGGGACCGAGGCAGTACCTTTGACATTGTGGCTTAATTACTTGCTcctctttcatttttttttttttttgataagaaagattttttttttttttgtgatatGAGACAACACCAACAATCAGAGAAGTGGAGAAAAGAGAATCCATGTGATGGGAATACGCCCCCTAGCGCGGGCGTTTAATTGGGCCAGCCAACTAGCAAGTTAGGTCCAGTTTTCCCCAGGTTTTCTCTTTTTTCCGAGTTTGGCGGTTCTTCTGGTTCTACACATTTTGATGTTTTTTCTGTGTTTTTTAGTCTTATGTAGTTTTTatgagattttcaaatttttggaaATGCTCAGATTTTGTAAATGTTCAAACTAAAAAGAATGTTCAtactaaaaattgttcaaatttataaTTTTCATAATATATattgttcaaaattaaatattgtccaaatttaaaatatattcgaattttaagaatttttatatttaaaaatttcccaaattttaaattttgttcaaatttaaattttattctatttaaaaaatgtttgaatttgagaAAAAGGAAATATACCTGTTACTTACTGGACCATTTTGGGAGTGGCTCAGGAGGAAGGCGTTATTCCCGCATGCACTGGAGCGGACAATAGAGCCTCCCACTGTGACCACCCTCAGTAGAAAACGTGTGATCGTTGTGGATGGACACTAGAAACAGGAGGCATCTGGAATCAATGTTCTTTTTTTGGCTCTAGTTTGAAAATCTCGAGGTGCGTGGGGAGGCGGTGTGGTGCACGCTGCCGGCCTTGTAGCGGCGTTGTGCTAGGCATCTTGCTCGGGGCAAAGACTAGTTGGCTAGTGCGAGTGCGTGTTTCATGCGTTCGCTTGCCTCCTCTTCCGCCAGAGGGGGCCAGCCAACGAGTGGCAGCGTGGGGGCCACTGGCTCGGCTGATTAATGGTGGCGGTCTTGGGGTTCCTCTTGCACCAAGACGAAGATCCTTTTGATGCATCTCccctttgatctggctggagtgttgagttttggaaggctccgccggcaaaCTTCATTGGGCGTGTCAtgcctggagattgctggatcgaGTGGGATTCGGTCATGCGCAACCATGTTGTTTCCGATCGCTTGGTTACAGGAGAGAGCGGCGCTAAGCACTGCTATATGTTGCCATCTTGGGACATGTTTCgttccatggtgaagttagaGACCGAGAATGTCATGGAAGCCGAGACCGGGAAGTagtaatggtggttcgagtctttGCGGTGATGAGGAATTTGATTGGTGATTCAAGACTCGTAGCAGCGGTTGCAAGTGAGGGAAATATCATATGGGAAGTTCATAGGCTTGGAGCGTTTTTAAAGAATTTGGACTTCagttgttgtcttggtggtgattGTATTGCTGCTACGAAGAATAGATCACTCTAGCTGGATTTTTTTGCTTCTTCCTCTTTTTAAGGTCGTGGGCATCCCTGTGCTATTAGGGTGTTGCATTGTTGCAgaagctaggtgtaattggtatcgttgCAATATTATTtcatttatcaaaaaaaaagtttGGGCTATAGTTATTTTCCTAGATGCATATATGCACTGCAGGCTCAATTTTCATACTAGAGCCCAACAACGCTCCCTTGCACTGAGAAATATAGAACTCTCTTCCGTCGCCACATCGAAGCGACGAAACCAGAACTCACTTTATCGGCAAGCCAAATCTTCTGGCACGACACTCCTAAACTTACAGACTGCTCCTGAGGTAGTATAAATTTGCGAAGAACTATTAGAGCGTGTTTGGCAtccattattttattttattttgtagaaaTAATATAAAATTGATGAAATTATTTTATTTATCTTGCATAAATAAAATTAATGAAATAAATAACATCATTTTATTCGGCAAATTTAAGGacattttttgcgaaacacagtacaatcaaagacgctcatacatacgcgcacacactcacccctatgaacgcacacacgcacaccctacccctatgagcacctccaagagactgcgttaaagaattgatccggcgggtcttgagattgacgaagtcaccacaggcacctcgctgtcgacgggaacgtcgcctcccactgaaaaatattccgcctttatgagacaccaaagtgtcaaatctgggatttgaactctggtgggctgggggtgccactgccctcctaaccatccaaccacaggttggttctcggcAAATTTAAGGACATGACATGGGCATGGGATGAATTTTTCAATTGTATTCTTTCGTGTGGCAGCCAAACAAGGTTATTCTCTAAATCAGAGATGAATTTCTTGGTTCCGGCCCAAGTCTTTATTCCACATTCCTTAACAAATGACGAATGCATACAATACAACAGCCCCTAAAACCAATGCATGCAAACAAACGAATCCAGCACGATAATCATCTTGTGTATGTAGAAATAAAGAACGGAACTCCCCGGCCTAGCAGATCGATCGACGGAGTTCTTGTGGAATCTCGTCGTCACTCCTGGAAGTACTTGACGGCGTTGTTGGGGTCGATGTCGCTGCAGAGCGGCAGGTCAGCCGGCAGCACCTCCAAACTCAAATTGGCGTCTCTCAGCGCGAACACCACCTCCTCGAACAGCAGCCGGTTCCCCAGCGGCGTCAGGTGCAGCCCGTCGTCCCTGCACGGAAACGTACACCATGGATAATGGATGGAGAGGGTCAATAAACAACTCGCATGCGTAAGACAGAGCGGCGCGTCTTGTCGTGTCGCGATGCCTACGGCGGTCGGCGGCGTACCTGAGGAAGGACGTCTCCCAGCCGGGAAACTTCTGCATCCTGGACCAGATGTCGATGACCCGAAGCCCGGACTGCTTCGCCACCTCCACGCACGCGCGGGCGTACCGCCCGGCGGCCTCGTTGGTCCGCTCGGGCAGGCCCGACACGTCGCCGCCGTAGGGGTACCGGACGCGGCCGCGCTCGTTGACGGGGGGCGGCGCGATGAGGATCACCGCCGCCGACGGCCAGCGCGTGCGGAGCACGGCGCAGATGGCGCGGAGGTTGTCCTTATACTCCGAGAGGGGCACGTGCTGGAACGCGCTGGCCCGGTCGGGCAGGGACGCGTCGTTGGCGCCGAAGAGGACGGTGACGGCAGCGACGGCGGAGCGGGGGAGGGTGGCGATGGCGCGGCCGGCGACGAGGGAGGCCCAGCGCGTGTTGTAGCCGCTGTAGCCGCGGAGGACGACGTCGGCGGAGCGGGAGTAGTGGTTGGCCAGGTGCGCGCCCCAGCCGCCCTCCCCGAACGACTCCTCCGTGATCGAGTCGCCGAACAGCACGATCGACGGCCTCATCTCGATGCCCTTGTCGTCGTCCTCGCAATGTGTACTGTACTTGCAGCTGCCGGCCGGGACCGGACACGAACCTGATCGATGACTTCGAACTCAAGTACGTCCCGTGCTGAGCTCGATGAGATTGGCATGGATCGCTGCGAGGGTATATATACACGCCAGCTGAGGCGGCAGCTAGCATGCGACGAGAGCGAGCGTACGGACGCATGTGTGGTGACCTCACGTCTGACATATTACTAGTTCGAAACCTCGGATCTGTGCTACGGACAAACTCGTTCTCGGTCCTGTTGCCCTGTTTTCAGGTGACGTACGTAGCCGGTTCCTGCTCATGTACACGAAACTGAGTATCGAAATCCAAACAGCACTCCTCAGTCTTCTGATGATGGGAAGCTCCAGCACAGATTTCAAGACGTCGTAGAGGTTTACGAGCTTAGTTCAGATGGGGATTGTAAGTGGAATGTACggagtgctttttttttttttcccgacaactctcttagagcatctctaatggAGCTTGTAGAGATGTAAACAAACACATTCCCTACTAAATCCACACGTACgttggttctttttttttttcctttttcccttgccttcttctttttcttcttcctctgctccaaCCGCCCGCTTGAAACcaccgccccgctcccgcccccccccccccacctccagCCGAGGTCCATGCCACCCGCCCCGCCCCGGCGAACTCGACTCTGGCGAGCTCGACCCCACCCCGCCCCGTCCCATCACGGACGCCTCCAGGGCCGCCCTGCCCGCACCCGGCGAACTCGTGGCCAGCCGGTTGCCCGCTCTCCCTTCCCCGAGCTCGCAACACAGGGCCTCG contains the following coding sequences:
- the LOC124684782 gene encoding uncharacterized protein LOC124684782, which codes for MASSSSSLRIPVMCTVLLLLLSAVRCCEADADLVQVKTVGVGRRMLIDGGNGAVVFSRPVDSDHLSAGRAAMPYSESKRTSPGGPDPQHH
- the LOC124666507 gene encoding GDSL esterase/lipase At5g45920-like, yielding MRPSIVLFGDSITEESFGEGGWGAHLANHYSRSADVVLRGYSGYNTRWASLVAGRAIATLPRSAVAAVTVLFGANDASLPDRASAFQHVPLSEYKDNLRAICAVLRTRWPSAAVILIAPPPVNERGRVRYPYGGDVSGLPERTNEAAGRYARACVEVAKQSGLRVIDIWSRMQKFPGWETSFLRDDGLHLTPLGNRLLFEEVVFALRDANLSLEVLPADLPLCSDIDPNNAVKYFQE